The Fibrobacter sp. UWR4 region GGATTGACGGTGAAGTTCCCCATTCGTGGGGGCGTTTTTGGCAAGGTCCAGAAATACTTTACTGCTGTCGACGATGTAAGCTTTACTCTTCCCCAGGGAAAGATTCTCAGTATCGTGGGTGAATCCGGTTGTGGTAAGTCCACCCTGGTAAAATCCCTGGTGGGGTTAGTCCCTATTGCATCTGGGGATTTTAAACTGTTTGGAAAGACTGTCAAAAAGAACGACATTCCCAATGTGATGCAGATGATCTTCCAGGATCCCTTCAGTAGCCTGAATCCGAGGCAGACTGTGGTGGAAATTTTGACGGCACCCCTGGTTGCCCGAGGCGTTAGCTTTGAAAATGCCCGAAAGAAGGCCCAGGAATTGCTGGCCCGCGTGTCTATTCCCGAAGGGGCTCTGGACAAGTTCCCTCACGAGTTTTCTGGGGGCCAGCGTCAGCGTCTTTGCATTGCACGAAGCCTGATGGTGGATCCTAAGGTGCTTCTTTGCGATGAAGTCACCAGTGCATTGGATGTTTCCGTGCAGGCTCAGATCTTGCATTTGCTGGATGATCTGCGTAATGATTTGGGTCTGTCTATTGTTTTCATTAGCCATGATATGCAGGTGGTTCGCGCTCTAAGTGACGAAGTGCTGGTGATGTACTTTGGTCATGTGGTGGAAAGAGGCGATGCCGATGATGTGCTGACCCACCCAAAACACGAATATACCCAGAAGCTTTTGGCTAGCGTGCCTACCATAAGACGCCGCTAGGGTCCCCGAGCTAAGCCTTGGGACGAGAACGAATATGTCTGAATACAAGAAGAATTTTAAAGGCCCGCGTGGAAACGATCGCAGGTTCTTTGGAAAACCCCGCGAAGAGAAAAAGCCTGAGATTAACGAACTGCGCATTGAAAAAATGGTCCAGGGTGGTGAAGGCATGGCTCATCTGGAAGACGGCCGCGTCTGTTTTGTCAGTGGAGCTCTTCCCGGTGAACTTTGCAAGGTAAAGCTGACCTTTAAGAAGAAGGATTTTACCAAGGGTAAGGCTATCCAGATTTTGGAAGCGAGTCCGGACCGTGTGGAGCCTAAGTGTCCTTTGTATGGTAAGTGCGGTGGCTGTAGCCTGCAACATCTAGCTAGTGATAAGCAGGTGGCCTATATGGAACAGGTGGAACGAGAAAATTTCCGTCGCCTGGCTCATGCGGAACTTCCGGAGGATTTCAAGATCCATTGTGGCAATCCCTGGGGATACCGTAACCGAGCCCGCGTGGTGTGCCGCCCAGGAATTTCTGCGGAAGGTAAGACGGTCCGATTTGGTTTCCGTGAACAGGAATCCAACGATATTGTGGGCTTTGAAAACTGCCCTGTTTTGACCTCTGGCTTGAACGATTTCCTGAAGGGGGAAGGCCGTAAGATTTTTGCTGCCAAGCAGGAAGCTCGTTCTATTCCTAGGGAACTTGATATCAATATCTTTGATAATGGAAAGGGTCAGATTTCCTATTACTACAGGGGAATGCATTCTTCTGAATTTGGAGAGAAGTCTGTTAGCGTCGTAGATGTGGGTGGGCGTAAAATTCAGGCTGACGCATCTGTCTTTTTCCAGAGTAATTTGGGACTTTTGCCGGAACTTGTAGATGCTGTTCGCAATGCGGTGGACGAAGGTCTTGAAAGTGGCAAGGCTAGTAACGAGTGGTTGATTGACCTGTTTAGCGGTGTAGGCTTCTTTGCGGCAATCCTTCAGGATAAGTTCAAGAAGATTACCACCGTGGAACGGGAAGACGGCTGTCTAAAACATGCCAAGATTAACTTGTCTGAAAAGGCTGGCGTGGCGGGCGCCCTGGAAAATGTTTCCGCTCCCGCAGAAGAATGGCTCCTGGACCATGTGGTAGATGTTCCCGCAACCCTCATTGTGGATCCTCCCCGCACAGGGCTCCCTAAGGAAGCGCTTGATGCGATCGTGGGTAGTTCTGTCAACAGGCTGATTTACGTTTCCTGCGATCCAGTCACGTTGGCTCGTGATTATGCAAAATTTGCGGCAGCGGGCTTTACTTTGAAACATGCGGAAGGATTTGCGTTCTATCCCCAGACGCCTCATCTGGAAATGATGTTCGTTCTTTCTAGGGATTAGAAGTTCAAAAAACTTGTATTTGCTATTTTATGAAGGAAAATAAAAAGAGGCTAATTATGAAGAAGTATATCATTTCTGCCTGTGCAGCCCTTGCAATGACGGTCTTTTCCGCTTGTTCTATTGAAAATCCTACCGTAGTTGCAGGTCGTGAATGGAATCCTGCCAATCAGTCCGTAGCGGATACGACCAGCGTCTTTAAGATGAACGAACAGATGGTTGTCCAGTTCCGTTATGGAAAGAACTTTGATTTTGGAAAACTGAAGACAACCTTCTTTGAAGGTACTGCAGAAAATAAGGGTCGTGAAATTTGGTCTCACGAGGTTCCCGTAAGCCCGAAGGTAGCTGTCTACACCCTTCAGGGTAAGTCCAAGATGGGCGGCCTTATGAATGCCAAGGAAATGACTCGTCTTAAGAAGCCTGGAACCGTTCTCGTTGAATTTAGTGCCGATGGCCAGGTCCTTGCATCCAAGAATATTTCCGTGGAACTTCCGTAAATGAAATTAAGAACTCTTTTGGGCCTTGGTGCCGCATTGTTTTTCTGCTCCTGCGATAAGGAAACCTTGACCATTAACTACACCCTTAATGAACCGGTGGACTTGGAACTTTATACTGAAGGTTACTTCTCCACATTGGACCAGAAGGGCGAAGAACGCATGGGTACCGTAACTGCGACCTATGTGGATTTACATTATTCTCAGGATAAGGATTCCTTGAAGGTCACTCGAAAGTTTACCGCCAACAATTCCCGCGGCTACCTGAAGCATTCCATGCCTTCTGAACTGGCCTGGAGAATTCGTCAGGTGGATTTGACTGCCTTGGATCGCGATGTGGCTCATATCGAAGGCTACGAAGATGGTTATGACTCCGTGGTGGCTCACTTGCCCATTCCCGAACGTTGGCGTAAGCAGTTGGCTAATAAGGATTACATCCCTCACCTGAAACGCATGGAAAAGCACCGCTGGGAAATGGACCACCTGATTGTGGGCGAAATTCCGACCAAGGGCAATATTACGCAACTTTTGAAAGACCGTAACCGTCTGAACTTCGGCCTTATCCAGATTGACTCCGTGGTGGTAAAGGGCTTCGAAAACCGTGACCGTCGTCGCTGTCTGGATTATGTGGTGTACCTCCAGGAAAAGGAAAGCTTCCCCTATTACATTTGGGAACAGCATGTCAATAGCAAGATTGTTCCGGAATCTTTCCAGGCTTACAACAAGGGCCTACAGGCTGAGTACAAGGTTCAGTACGAAGTAATGATCGATCCTTCCAATGGTGTTCCCTGCCAGGAACGTGAAGTGAAGGTGGGTGTCAACACGATGGTGAACCCGGTCCTTCAGGATACTGCAACATTTACCAGCTATGTGACTTACGAACGCCTTTACAACGTGAAGCGCGGCGAATAATCTTTAACTGATTCGGGTGTTATGAAAAAAATCCTCGCTTCTCTTGCCATGCTTTTTCTGGTGGGCTGTGCAGCCCATACGTCTCCTCAGCAGACGCTGGTAGATGACCGCTATCTGGTTTATAAGGAAACTTACAAGGCCTATAGGGAAGCGGAAGAAGATTACCTGAATTTGCTGTTCAATCTGGAACAGATGCCGGAGGAAGAAGAACTCTGGATTATGAAGCGTGACAAGATGCTGGAACTGGTGCAGTTGAGAGAATTGATGCTCAACGCCCGCACGGAACTGGACAATGCCATGCAGGATTGGGAACGCCACCTGACGGAACTGCAGTCCGAAATGAAACAGCCTAAGATCAAGTACAACCCTAATTTCGCAGGTGATGCAGGAAGACGCACTAGCCCTGGCCAGTTACTTCCTGGCGAAGTTCCCAACAAGAAAAAATCAAACGGGTTCTAATGATGCAGGGGGTGTTGCCCCCCCTTTTTTATTGCCATGTATTGCTGAATCCCATCCCGATGGTAAAGTTGATGCGGGTGGGGGCGATGCTTTCCGGAATGAGCGGGAGATCGATGGGGTTCAACTTTCTACCGCCGCTCAGGTCCTTGTTTTCGCCAATACGGCTTAGACCTCGAGCCAGTGTGACGGAAATGTCCAGAGGCACGCTGTAGAACAGCTTGTTGCTCATTCTCAAGCTAATGCCTACGCTACGGTCCCAGAATCTGTGGTCCGTAAGTTTATCTGTGTCAATCCACTTGCCGTTCCAGGCAGCACCCATCTGGGCGAACAGGTCAAAATACAAGCTCCTGGTACTGAAAATCCAGGCAGACTTGCGCCAGTCATCGTAGATGGGGAATAGGTAATGGACTTCGGCCATGGCCGTTTTCATGCCAGCCAAGGTGTAGTCTTCGGAGCTTCTCAGGTAGGGGTAACCTTCCAGGAAAACGGCGTGGTGATAGTAGGAATCCAGGGTGTCCTGGTCTGCATCCGTATTCCAGCTGAGGATTCCTGCAATCTTACCGCCGGCGGCAAGGCGTGCGCCTGTCCAGGGGCTCTGAACGCTTCCGTACAGGTTTAGTCCCAATTCGTGAATATTGAAGTTCCGGTACTTAGGAGTGATGGCTCCGCTTGCATTCACCGTAAAGCTTTCTGCAAAAGTTCCTGGGCGGTAAAGATCGCTGTTGGAATACTGGTAGTACAGGAAGAGTCCGTCCCCCTGACCGCTAATTCCCGAACCGCCTTCTCCTTCGGAATCGCCATAAAGACCAAGAGCCACCAGGGCGCTGATTCGCTTCTGGTAAGTCCACTCAAAGTTA contains the following coding sequences:
- a CDS encoding ATP-binding cassette domain-containing protein; the encoded protein is MDNPALEVNGLTVKFPIRGGVFGKVQKYFTAVDDVSFTLPQGKILSIVGESGCGKSTLVKSLVGLVPIASGDFKLFGKTVKKNDIPNVMQMIFQDPFSSLNPRQTVVEILTAPLVARGVSFENARKKAQELLARVSIPEGALDKFPHEFSGGQRQRLCIARSLMVDPKVLLCDEVTSALDVSVQAQILHLLDDLRNDLGLSIVFISHDMQVVRALSDEVLVMYFGHVVERGDADDVLTHPKHEYTQKLLASVPTIRRR
- a CDS encoding class I SAM-dependent RNA methyltransferase yields the protein MSEYKKNFKGPRGNDRRFFGKPREEKKPEINELRIEKMVQGGEGMAHLEDGRVCFVSGALPGELCKVKLTFKKKDFTKGKAIQILEASPDRVEPKCPLYGKCGGCSLQHLASDKQVAYMEQVERENFRRLAHAELPEDFKIHCGNPWGYRNRARVVCRPGISAEGKTVRFGFREQESNDIVGFENCPVLTSGLNDFLKGEGRKIFAAKQEARSIPRELDINIFDNGKGQISYYYRGMHSSEFGEKSVSVVDVGGRKIQADASVFFQSNLGLLPELVDAVRNAVDEGLESGKASNEWLIDLFSGVGFFAAILQDKFKKITTVEREDGCLKHAKINLSEKAGVAGALENVSAPAEEWLLDHVVDVPATLIVDPPRTGLPKEALDAIVGSSVNRLIYVSCDPVTLARDYAKFAAAGFTLKHAEGFAFYPQTPHLEMMFVLSRD